In the Anastrepha obliqua isolate idAnaObli1 chromosome 1, idAnaObli1_1.0, whole genome shotgun sequence genome, one interval contains:
- the LOC129235525 gene encoding alpha-2-macroglobulin receptor-associated protein — protein MRILFHVLLVLMLLQLHLAIGDKKQSKKYSREANDPKNTQQKSYDKSSRKSDESEWKLTTESYDPDFRNLQRPFRIAKLNLVWAKAQNRLTEPKLKSLYMELKIQDKEEITWKQLSSQHKDKEGLKEAELRQKLIGIMSTYDLLEHFEDTQDKDKVKPYKKFHDPDDAHLNKSAFKDKKLNRLWAKAEVSGFTKEELDSLKQEFQHHQDKVDVYYSLLEDIGTADTKKHENAINEDELDTFNMVSNDPNDNEINTPEMNLKKYESDINQLRDKHRGIKDHYERLERLVSSGPHSQDFIEPKVQGLWRVAQASNFTEKELGSIKNELHHFESRLMKLRNLHVEHAMQKEKYKNEKHKDKSGRFEEMEDHIKKQTRKVEKIQDTIEKTIFRHTEL, from the exons atgaGAATATTATTCCATGTTCTCCTGGTGCTGATGCTTCTGCAGTTACACTTGGCTATTGGAGATAAAAAGCAGAGTAAAAAATATTCTCGCGAGGCTAACGACCCAAAAAACACGCAACAAAAATCGTATGATAAGAGCAGTCGGAAGTCAGATGAAAGCGAATGGAAATTGACGACTGAATCTTATGACCCTGATTTCCGCAATCTACAGCGCCCTTTCCGCATTGCCAAATTGAATCTGGTCTGGGCCAAGGCACAAAAT AGATTAACGGAACCGAAGTTAAAGTCTTTATACATGGAGCTGAAAATACAGGATAAAGAAGAAATAACATGGAAACAATTAAGCTCTCAACACAAAGACAAAGAGGGCCTTAAAGAGGCTGAATTGCGGCAAAAATTGATTGGTATAATGAGTACATATGACCTACTTGAGCATTTTGAAGATACCCAGGATAAAGATAAAGTCAAGCCATACAAG AAATTTCATGACCCAGATGATGCCCATTTAAACAAAAGTGCATTCAAGGATAAGAAACTTAATCGCCTATGGGCAAAAGCTGAGGTATCTGGTTTCACCAAAGAAGAACTCGACTCACTTAAACAAGAATTTCAGCATCATCAGGATAAGGTAGATGTTTATTATAGTTTGTTGGAAGATATTGGTACCGCGGATACTAAAAAACATGAAA ATGCCATAAATGAAGATGAGCTGGATACATTTAATATGGTTTCGAATGATCCCAACGATAATGAGATTAATACCCctgaaatgaatttgaaaaaatacgaAAGCGATATCAACCAGTTGCGTGATAAACATCGCGGCATTAAGGATcactatgagcgcttggaacgtttgGTTTCATCAGGACCGCATAGTCAAGACtttattgagccaaaagtgCAAGGCTTATGGCGAGTGGCGCAAGCGAGCAATTTTACTGAAAAGGAATTAGgttcaattaaaaatgaattgcatCATTTTGAGAGTAGGCTGATGAAATTGCGTAACCTTCATGTAGAACACGCGAtgcaaaaggaaaaatataaa AATGAAAAGCACAAGGACAAAAGCGGCCGTTTCGAAGAAATGGAAGATCATATCAAAAAGCAGACGCGAAAAGTTGAGAAAATTCAGGATACCATCGAGAAGACAATTTTCAGACACACTGAACTATAG